The Oreochromis niloticus isolate F11D_XX linkage group LG15, O_niloticus_UMD_NMBU, whole genome shotgun sequence genome includes a region encoding these proteins:
- the tmem244 gene encoding putative transmembrane protein 244 has product MLLDYCCRCCGVTLIKRHGPISLKTTPSDTWVVLQNLLMCMVCFYSLYYIAVSLCIGLLRVHEINSLLAPFDYTAQPSWQNPKYLVGVISTEVTYILGGLVFAWIVEEWVWDYAITVTLLHIAMTVAVMSDFPSAEHWWMALGIGLVMMIFGGQLMAYKFFRSNFVYPAELQNF; this is encoded by the exons ATGTTGTTGGACTACTGCTGTCGCTGCTGTGGAGTCACGCTCATAAAACGCCATGGACCCATCTCCCTCAAGACTACACCCAGTGATACCTGG GTTGTTCTGCAGAATCTGTTGATGTGCATGGTGTGCTTCTACTCTCTCTACTACATCGCGGTCAGTCTCTGCATTGGACTGCTCAG GGTTCATGAAATCAACAGCTTGTTGGCTCCGTTCGACTACACCGCCCAACCGTCATGGCAGAACCCCAAATACCTGG TCGGAGTAATTTCCACAGAAGTGACCTATATTTTGGGAGGACTGGTGTTTGCCTGGATTGTGGAGGAGTGGGTTTGGGATTATGCCATAACTGTCACACTTCTCCACATTGCAATGACTGTAGcag TGATGTCAGACTTCCCTTCAGCTGAGCACTGGTGGATGGCTCTGG GTATAGGCCTGGTGATGATGATATTTGGAGGACAGCTCATGGCCTACAAATTTTTCAGAAGCAACTTTGTCTATCCGGCTGAACTGCAGAATTTCTGA